In Glycine max cultivar Williams 82 chromosome 15, Glycine_max_v4.0, whole genome shotgun sequence, the DNA window tcgctttgaggatatgatttgtgaccttggacaagagtcttttcagcaagctcatgcccctgtgtatgatacattgcaaactGATTCAAAGAAACCTTTGTATCCAGGGTGCAAGAATTTGTTGACGCTGTTGTCGACAGttttaagtctggttaatatcaaagccagatatgggtggagtgacaaaagctttagttcactacttcaagtagtgcacgacATGCTTCCACAGGAtaacacattgcctaaaagctactatcaggccaagaagatattgtgtgccatgggtatggagtatcagaagattaaTGCTTTCCCGAATGACTGCATATTGTATAGACATCAATTTCAAGAAATGTcgaaatgccctaggtgtggggtatcacggtacaaaCTCAAGGATGATGAGGTGTGTAGtagtgatgaaaactcaaacaaGGGCCCCCTAgtgaaggtgttgtggtatcttccgatcattccaaggtttaagcgtctgtttgctaatggagacgatgcaaaagaccttacgtggcatgcaaatgggagaaactgtGATGGAATGCTTCGTCATCCGACTGATTCCTTGCAGtggaagaaaataaatcatttgtatccggattttggtaaagagacaagaaatcttaggcttggactagccactgatggaatgaatccatatggcagtttAAGCACGCAACGCAGTTCGTGgccagttttgctagtgatttacaatttgcctccttggttgtgcatgaaacgaaaatacatgatgttgtatATGATGATAACGGgcccaagacaaccaggaaatgacatcgaTGTTTATCTCAATCCCTTAATTGAAGACCTTACAAAGTTGTGGGATGAAggagttttagtgtttgatgggtttcgaaatgagacatttaatttgcgtgcaatgcttttttgtaccattaatgattttccagcatatgggaatttgagcggttatagtgttaagggtcatcgtgcatgccccatctgtgaagaagacacaagctatatacaactgaaacatggaagaaaaatagagtacaCTAGGCATTGATGTTTTCTTAAACCTTATCATCTTTACCgacgattgaaaaaagcatttaatggaagtcaagagcatgaaaatGCACCGGTACCGTTGACTGGTGACCAGGTTttccagcgggttcaacacctgaatacaaTATTTGGAAAGAtccaaaagaaggacaaaaataagacttgcatatggaagaaaaagtcgattttgtttgatcttccgtactgggtTGATCTAGatattagacattgtattgatgttatgcatgtggaaaGATGGTTTCaatactcgtcaagatctagctgagatgggtatCCGAGGGTCGCTACATCCAAGGTTTGATGGtagaaaaatatacttgcctccagcttgtcatactttgtccagaaaggaAAAGATCAGTTTTTGTCAGTGCCTACGACGGGTCAAAGTTCcataaggatactcttcaaatattaagagccttgtgcatttgaaggatcttaagttggtaggcttaaagtctcatgatcgtcacgtcttgatgcaacaattgttatcgGTGgtcatacgagacattttgcctaacaaagtcaggcttgccataactcggctgtgctttttctttaattccatatgtagcaaagttcTTGATCCTGTGAAGTTAGACGAACTGGAAAATGAGGCTGCTATTATATTGCGtgagttggagatgtattttccgcctgcattctttgacatcatggttcacttaattattcatctagtcagagaaatcaaatgttgtggttcTGTTTATTTGCAGTGGATGTATCCGATTGAGTGATACATGAAGAttttaaaagggtataccaagaatctacatcatccagaagcatctattgttgaaaggtacattgcagaagaagccattgaattttgttcagagtacattgaaaaagctaaacctgttgggcttcccgAGTCTCGGCATGACGAAAGAGTaagaggtaagggttcaagaagACTGCATGtcatcactccaagtgtagaagatttgcaacaagctcacttgtatgtgttgaataatagtaatgaagttttgacATACATAGTTCGTCATGAAAAtttagtcaaacaaagtaatccaaaaatgtcgaaGAACTCAGTGTTGAAAaaacataacaagactttcctagatTGGTTTAAACACACACTCTTGGCTAATGATAATGCTTCTGAAATGTtgagaaagctagcagatgggcctaaaagaaatgttataacttggcaaggatatgatataaataagtattccttctatacaaaagcacaagaccaaaaaagtacaatgcaaaacagtggggttaccctaagggctgaatctcaacacttcgctagTGTACATGATGATAATCCTTGTGTAGCtttcatcccttactttggtttcattgaagaaattttggagcttaactatgtcaaatttactgtctgtgttttcaaatgtaagcgGGTTGACAGTAATACCGGTGTGCGGACCGATGATGTGGGATTTACGTTGGTGGATCTTAACAAACTCGCTTACCAGAATGATCCTTTCATTATGGCAGAACAAGcgaaacaagtattttatgtcGAAGACCCTTGTGATCAAAGGTGGTCAGTGGTTTTATATGGGAAAACAATAGGTGTCAATGTTGAatatgatgattcatacattgatacttatgttagtcctttgtccacacaattGTCACCTAATGTCGTCGGAGAAGAaactgacgacgttcatgctaatcgtaatgatcacgatgaaggagaattaattatcgtctaatgtaattttttttattttgtacttaatttcaattcatttaattacattcatacgcatttattttttataacatattgaattaatgttttttttttgtttacagcCAAATGGCTACATAGCCAAACTCTCCtccgcctcctcctccttctactGGTGTAGCATCGCATTCGCCGTCACCACCATTGAAGTGGACTAGAAAGGCCTCACGCCTAAGATCATTGGCGACTAGACCAGTTGGGGCAGAGAGACCCCTTGTCCATATGGATCCTGCTATTAGCAAAGCAGGCGGTCCCCACAGCAAGAAATTCAGAACATATTTAGGGATCGTTgctcgtgataaggtggatgtcACATACGAAAATTGGAAGCATGTCCCTATTACtcaaaaggatttgatatgggaggatattcaggtatcatgtattatttcatgttccatattgtttgttagccaaatatttgaatttagtaataataaaacctaatttactCTTTGTtaggctgaatttgatatccctgaagcatctgatttaagaacaaaaaaaaaatacttcagacTGTGGGGGAGCGGTGGAGACAGTTTAAGTCTGATTTGACGTCGAAATGAGAACTTGCAGCTGACAAGGATAGTGTCCATGACACTGTATGCAAAATGTAcaacattagcaaggagaaatgaGCCCCATTTTGTCAGAGCCGCAGAGACCCTTCATGGGAGGTAActaatttgtgattttaattttttttaactttaaatgaacttattataatacattgtaatcatgagtttaattaatgtttcatttttgcaggatgtgcaaAAAAAAGCATAAGCCGTCCAAAAACAAAACACTGCCCCTCACGTgatgtctcgtgggggttatgaatatttagaaaaaaagttgatggatgagaagagaaagaaaaaactagagGAAGCTACTCAATCCGGAAGCACTGACACCGTCATtaatcctccatctcccatcaaacgacacgtgaagtggaagctAGCCCGCACCAAGAAAATTGGTGACATGACATCTGAGGCaacaaaggaaatcgctgacaAGATTGTAAatcactttcaattcataattgtaattattttttattattgtgtgattgaGTATAGAATAAATGTGTTCTTCACAGGATGCGCTTGAGGAGCAGGCCTCACAGGGTTCCTTTGTTACCCATGGACGTCATGATATAttgactgctgccattgggcgaccagaacaccctggtcGTGTGCGTGCTGTAGGAGCCGGTAtaaccatcaagcaatactttggatcagcTTCAAGGACCTCCTCCATTGCTCCCGAATAACTGCAACAGTTGACGCAACAAATCAAGGACCAGCTGAAGGATTCAATCACAGAAAAAGTCACTCGACGACTAATGTTATCCCTCAGCCAtatgcaatcacagggactcgCACTGCCTCCTGAACCTGGTGTTGGTCCTTCAACTGCTCGTGTCAgtacaaaggagagttgtgctgatccctcagggaacgaTCCAGACACGGGTGACTCATACAAATGCGGGTTGTATATTGAAGAATATCCTCCtcgcctggttgccctaggaagagtttatgaggggtcCACAAGCATTCACAACATTCCTTTGCTGcatgatcaagtcaaggttggtgttgaggagatTAGAGATGCAAATGCTcccattcctgtacccactaaAGAGGTTAAGGTCATGGGACAGGCTCTTAACacattccttgcttggccgacacatcttgtcaagcgtttatcagaacaggtattttagtgtcattaaatgcttatttttccaattaaaaTGTTTACTGTGATTAAATTATGTCAATCAATtatgttggataaacagggAGTTGTGGGACCCGCGAAACCTGTAGATAGACCGGATGATGAGGTtgatgatcccctatatctaatgacattgaccatcccacagctttttctgaagccattgcaggttatgtgggatgctaccttgTTTGGCCTATTTTATGAAAACTTCCctttgtacataaagcatgaagatctgtctgaaattgcacacggtggtcaatatctcagcatatctgttatacagttgtggattctgtaagtcaatttagattattgttaattacctaatttattgttttaccttcatgcataatttactttgtgttaacaacaatagacatatgactgagacaagtatgcgagccgGGAATatcgatgtgtatggattcctcgaacCACAGTCTATCCAGAGATCTggccaatcacaatttgaatcagaaagttacatTAAGAATTGAATGCAAAATTCAAAACgggatgtgtacctaggagcctacctgaatTGGTAACATAAactcaacaaatgaatttaaataatgtataatagtataataacctatattggtctccactgcagtgcacattggcaaatggttgtcattttgcctaaggaaaatgttgtcatttggttttaaaaattgatgttgtaagtaatatttcacatcaatttttttaaaaaccgatgttgatatatagatttataactttttttttcataattcgtATCATATAACATCacctatttaaataaccgatgttaaatgtcacttacaacatcagctttttaaaaaaccgatgtgaaatgttacttataatatcaattttttaaaaaccgatgtcaaatGTCacatttaacatcagttttttaaataaccatgTTAAATGTgacttacaacatcggttttttttaaaaaaaaaccgatattgatttatagatttataacttttttttttcataattcttatCATAAAACATCgcctatttaaataaccgatgttatatttattagaaCCAATATGAACGATACTACTTTCCacatcggtactttcaacatcaattaataaccgatgttgaaagtcttaaataaccgatgttgaaaccttattttctagtagtgcgcCAATCAACTGATGCAATCTATGCATTGAAAAGATAATGTATACTACTCTTCTAATGTAGTctacaactaaaaaaataatctaacagAAAATAGTGCATAAGCCATTCAAATCAAGTCATTTTGAATCTCAACATTAGTATCATGCATCTATGTGTGAAATAGAAGGAGAAACAGACATGGTAATGCATAAcacaacaaaacattaaaagaaaacatgctTTATAAAGCCAACCAAGGTACAAATGTATacattttttgtgaaaaaatttcaaatttataaaacatatataaccatataaaaaaatcagGGAAGAACAATCTGACCACATACACAACGCAGACcacacattattttaaaaaataaatggtaaggaaaaataataaagcattgttaataaaaaaaaccgtGGGTGCACTAAGATAACAAAGGAGTCATGACAAAAGGAATGCACATGGATTTTGAATATTAGAAAACTCAAAGTTTATTAAGGCATTTCACCAAACTTATAGCTTGCAATTCATCTGGTAAAAAAATATGGACATGCAATTCACCAAACTCAAAGTTTATTAAGGCATTTCACCAACTTGcagacaaaaaagaaataaaagaaagatggTTTTCTCTATCATtcgcataaaagaaaaaaaatatgggaaATGAATTTCAAATCCTCCCCAATATTTGTTAATGCACATGCTTGGTGTAGCTTCGGCCTTGCAATCGGGACTTGCTGCGCCGACAATCTATGCGTCTTGAATGGTGCATTCTCTGGGATTAGTAGGAGGTTCCAGCGTGTGGACAGAGGAGAGGGATTTGGTGAAGAAGGCAACGCGGCGGTGGTGTGGCGATGGCGGCGCAACGACAAAGTGGGATCGACAaagagagggagaaggaagcTTTCTAGAACAAAAAATGGAAATGTAGAAACAAGGTTAGGTTGCTCTACATGCAGTTGGAATGGAAACACAAAATTAGCTGAGGTTGgaatgaaaacacaaaaatgataTTTGGTTCGCGTTGCATGTAGACATCCAGAAGCTTCCTTACCCAGTGACGTGACCTCATAACTACGGAGGTGCAGAGGTAGGTACCTCAAACAGAGGAAGAAACTGTAATTTgtgatttttcaaatttgaaattttaaaaaaatccccACAATGGACGGAAGAGCGGAAGGAAAGAGAAGTAGAGCTAAAGAGCGTTCACAAACCAAGGATGATTATTTTATTGCCAAAAGATTTGTGAAAATGCCACGTGTGCTTAGTGGTCATTCTTTTATTATAGTATATAGATTCcattaacataaaatataatatgattCTAGAACATGGTCAACAACGTACAAGGTCATTTTGTTCTATATagatatacaaattaaaaacattgaaaTCTTTTGAATACCTAATTGTTGGAAGGTTGAGGAACTCTAGTTATGCTAGTGCATGTGGACCCGTGCAACGTGTAAATCCCAGGTACCTCTGCGAGTTTGGGTTCCACCATTTGGAGCACATCAATCCATATATAACTCCTATGGCCAAATTAAATATCACACATTTGAAGACCCAAAAAATAGATCCAAAAACagtcttatatttaaaataaaaatatctcttctgaacatatttatattagttatttaaaaaatgatatatagaaTACatctcatttaattattttaatatagcaTAATGTCCATTACAAGTATACATATTTGCAATAAATGGAGATGATGACGAGATTTTGCTTTTAGTCTAACACATTATCTAAGACATATGAAAAGTTTTGGCCTATAATTGCCAATAAAGAGCTtcaaaatagacaaaaaaataacaattaaaatgaatgcAAACAATCTCATTACATAAAATTGAAGAAGCCCATTGTAAACAAAAGTTTAGATTTCCTTGTGTGGCATTATACTAACTAGTGAAAATTTAGCCCTTAATTTAAAGCTGCAGAGATATCgagaatttaaataatataaaaaggaatTATGGGGCTTTGATGGTGTGGACATTTTCACCAAAAAGAATCCAAGTGAAAATTCTATGGGAGCTCTATTTCCCAATGCATACCTTTacgaaaaccaaaaaaacattAAGAGGGAAGTAGTAACATAATCAAATTACTTCAAAAAATGCCAAGTAGATCTATTGCAAAAATATGTGTCCGTACATACTTTTCAATAATTAGAAAGTGCTTCaatgacaattaaaaaattaatttggataTAATGGATGGGCTTCTATCCTAAGAAATAAGAGCAGAAACACCATTACTTTACCACGATTACGATGATGATCCCATGTCTTCTATTATATTATTGCCTGCaactttttctttatcattgcatattttaatttgttttcttccatTAAAAAATGCAAGGTTGATAagagtttgtcttttttaacaCATTACTAGTCAACTTTTGTAGTTGATCTAAGTTGTGTTtacatagcaaaaaaaaaaaaaaaacttagagtaCATCGAAGAATCTTGAGCCTTTGTTCTCAATGATCAAGTTGGTAATATTAGAGAGGTGGTCTTTATGCTTTCTTCAAGAATTGACAATCCATTTTGTAAGTACATTAACTTTCCTAAAGATATGATAGAGAGGGTTCACATAATAGTGTAGACTTGTCATTTGCTACCAGTATTAGGATTCCATACAAGGAAAAATTACCACCATATACATCTTGGATACATGTGGCCATCTGCATTTCactttttgcttaaaaaaaactaattttctaTCCATATGTCTCATATGTGCAAcacaatttttccaaagaaaaatcatatttatgttatattttgttttcaaaaagaaattttcttataaaatattatgcacaAATCAATATGGAGATTATTgtgtttatctatttttttatttttcaaaatccttTATGTTGAATAGGATGAATGAATGGCTAAAGATCAATCAGTCATTGGAAAAAGCCAAATGTACTACGATAAAAATCCTAAGGATGTTAAACATGGCTTTATTGAGCCTAAAGACCCAATTTTGCACACTAAATAAACATGGAGATGTACTCGCATGTAGAGGTTCTATATGCATGtacattttttccattttagtTTATTGTGCAAAAATTCATTCTTAAACATCAGTGAAGTCATGTTTACATCCTTAGGATTTTTATCATAGTATATTTGGCTTTTTCCAATAACTCATAGATCTTGAGCcattctctcatttttatttagcATGAAGgattttgaaaaatcaaaaaatagttAAGCACAATATCCATATAGATTcatctataatattttatatgaaagttTATATTTGGGAAAAAAATACAAGCATGTAACTTTTGTGTGGCTTGCATTGCAC includes these proteins:
- the LOC100783027 gene encoding uncharacterized protein, coding for MLSLSHMQSQGLALPPEPGVGPSTARVSTKESCADPSGNDPDTGDSYKCGLYIEEYPPRLVALGRVYEGSTSIHNIPLLHDQVKVGVEEIRDANAPIPVPTKEVKVMGQALNTFLAWPTHLVKRLSEQGVVGPAKPVDRPDDEVDDPLYLMTLTIPQLFLKPLQVMWDATLFGLFYENFPLYIKHEDLSEIAHGGQYLSISVIQLWILHMTETSMRAGNIDVYGFLEPQSIQRSGQSQFESESYIKN